Proteins encoded in a region of the Sebastes fasciatus isolate fSebFas1 chromosome 9, fSebFas1.pri, whole genome shotgun sequence genome:
- the chrm3a gene encoding muscarinic acetylcholine receptor M3 isoform X1 gives MRICQDITMSSNSTDPGLFLTANTSLPAAGAYPPSNALHQGGSREIPWLFHVNTLDYNSSSTSKFSNLTSERQDGNITAPLDPLGGHPLWQVFIIVLLTGMLSLVTIIGNILVVVSFKVNRQLKTVNNYFLLSLAVADLIIGVISMNLYTAYLVMGYWAMGSWACDMWLAVDYVASNASVMNLLVISFDRYFSITRPLTYRAKRTTKRAGIMIGLAWFVSLVLWAPAILLWQYFEGQRTVPSDECYIQFLTEPTITFCTAVAAFYLPVTIMSVLYWRIYQETQNRSKELAGLQGSGSRGGIGGRGGNGGAEKARFVHQTGSSKSCSSYELTRLSRRRSTCRELVGRFHCWPGVRSWRPGSIRQGEGDPDQSSSDSWNNNDTAISLDHSGSSEDEDCGGKETSHAIFSIVLSLPGIKAAVNSQLTSCEDLDAATEEDPLKGAEYNRDSLSPATTDTTAATTPVGEIGSENSYHQRFCSRKIQSMPTIQATSNQGSDGPPTTTTTAADNTTTSTTTKSPSVPLSFKDAALAKRFATRARTQITKRKRMSLVKEKKAAQTLSAILFAFIITWTPYNIMVLINTFCNVCIPETLWAVGYWLCYVNSTVNPMCYALCNKTFRTTFKMILLCRWDQKKRRKQQFQQRQSVVFHRRIPREST, from the coding sequence AATATGCCAGGACATAACAATGAGCTCCAACAGCACAGACCCTGGTCTCTTCCTGACTGCAAACACCTCACTACCAGCAGCCGGAGCCTACCCACCATCCAATGCTCTCCACCAAGGAGGAAGTAGAGAAATCCCCTGGCTTTTTCATGTGAATACCCTGGATTATAATTCCTCTTCCACCAGCAAATTCTCAAACCTCACCTCAGAACGCCAAGATGGGAACATAACTGCACCCCTCGATCCCTTGGGTGGCCACCCTTTGTGGCAGGTTTTCATCATTGTCTTGCTGACAGGCATGCTGTCACTGGTCACCATCATCGGCAACATCCTGGTGGTGGTATCCTTCAAGGTTAATCGCCAGCTAAAGACAGTCAATAACTACTTCCTGCTGAGCTTGGCTGTGGCGGACCTCATCATAGGGGTCATCTCCATGAACCTCTACACAGCTTATCTTGTGATGGGCTACTGGGCCATGGGCAGCTGGGCCTGCGACATGTGGCTGGCTGTAGACTATGTGGCCAGCAATGCATCAGTTATGAACTTACTGGTCATCAGCTTTGACCGCTACTTTTCTATCACCAGGCCTTTGACCTACCGGGCCAAACGGACCACAAAGCGAGCTGGGATCATGATCGGCCTAGCCTGGTTTGTTTCTCTTGTTCTGTGGGCCCCCGCCATCCTACTATGGCAGTATTTTGAGGGTCAAAGGACAGTACCCTCAGATGAGTGCTATATTCAGTTCCTCACAGAGCCCACTATAACCTTCTGCACAGCCGTGGCGGCTTTCTACCTGCCTGTGACGATAATGAGTGTTCTCTACTGGCGCATTTACCAGGAGACCCAGAACCGTTCGAAGGAGCTAGCTGGGTTGCAGGGTTCAGGGAGTCGTGGTGGGATAGGGGGAAGAGGTGGTAATGGCGGAGCCGAGAAAGCCCGTTTTGTCCATCAGACAGGAAGTTCTAAAAGTTGCAGCAGCTATGAGCTGACCAGGTTGTCCCGGAGGAGGAGCACATGTCGGGAGCTGGTTGGCCGCTTCCACTGCTGGCCTGGGGTTCGTTCTTGGAGACCTGGTAGTATCCGGCAGGGGGAGGGTGATCCAGACCAGAGCAGCAGCGACAGCTGGAACAACAACGATACTGCAATCTCGTTGGACCACTCTGGGTCTTCAGAGGATGAGGACTGTGGGGGCAAAGAGACGAGTCATGCTATTTTCTCCATTGTTCTCAGCCTGCCTGGTATAAAGGCTGCTGTCAACTCCCAACTCACCTCATGTGAGGATCTAGATGCAGCCACTGAGGAGGATCCCCTCAAGGGAGCAGAGTATAACCGAGACAGCCTCTCCCCAGCCACCACTGACACCACTGCCGCCACTACTCCCGTTGGAGAAATCGGTTCCGAAAATAGCTACCATCAACGCTTCTGCTCACGCAAGATTCAATCAATGCCTACCATCCAGGCGACCTCTAACCAAGGCTCGGATGGTCCTCCAACAACTACTACCACAGCCGCCGACAATActaccaccagcaccaccaccaaATCCCCCTCTGTCCCATTGTCCTTCAAAGATGCAGCTCTGGCGAAGCGTTTTGCAACCCGAGCCCGGACTCAGATCACAAAGAGGAAGCGCATGTCCTTAGTGAAAGAGAAGAAGGCGGCTCAAACTCTCAGTGCCATCCTCTTTGCATTCATCATCACATGGACACCTTACAACATCATGGTGCTGATCAATACCTTCTGTAATGTTTGCATCCCGGAGACCCTGTGGGCAGTAGGGTACTGGCTATGCTACGTCAACAGCACCGTCAACCCTATGTGCTATGCCCTGTGCAACAAGACTTTCCGTACAACCTTTAAGATGATACTGCTGTGCCGCTGGGAccagaaaaaaaggaggaagcAGCAGTTCCAGCAGAGGCAGTCGGTGGTATTCCACAGGAGGATTCCCAGAGAGTCCACGTAA
- the chrm3a gene encoding muscarinic acetylcholine receptor M3 isoform X2 — protein MSSNSTDPGLFLTANTSLPAAGAYPPSNALHQGGSREIPWLFHVNTLDYNSSSTSKFSNLTSERQDGNITAPLDPLGGHPLWQVFIIVLLTGMLSLVTIIGNILVVVSFKVNRQLKTVNNYFLLSLAVADLIIGVISMNLYTAYLVMGYWAMGSWACDMWLAVDYVASNASVMNLLVISFDRYFSITRPLTYRAKRTTKRAGIMIGLAWFVSLVLWAPAILLWQYFEGQRTVPSDECYIQFLTEPTITFCTAVAAFYLPVTIMSVLYWRIYQETQNRSKELAGLQGSGSRGGIGGRGGNGGAEKARFVHQTGSSKSCSSYELTRLSRRRSTCRELVGRFHCWPGVRSWRPGSIRQGEGDPDQSSSDSWNNNDTAISLDHSGSSEDEDCGGKETSHAIFSIVLSLPGIKAAVNSQLTSCEDLDAATEEDPLKGAEYNRDSLSPATTDTTAATTPVGEIGSENSYHQRFCSRKIQSMPTIQATSNQGSDGPPTTTTTAADNTTTSTTTKSPSVPLSFKDAALAKRFATRARTQITKRKRMSLVKEKKAAQTLSAILFAFIITWTPYNIMVLINTFCNVCIPETLWAVGYWLCYVNSTVNPMCYALCNKTFRTTFKMILLCRWDQKKRRKQQFQQRQSVVFHRRIPREST, from the coding sequence ATGAGCTCCAACAGCACAGACCCTGGTCTCTTCCTGACTGCAAACACCTCACTACCAGCAGCCGGAGCCTACCCACCATCCAATGCTCTCCACCAAGGAGGAAGTAGAGAAATCCCCTGGCTTTTTCATGTGAATACCCTGGATTATAATTCCTCTTCCACCAGCAAATTCTCAAACCTCACCTCAGAACGCCAAGATGGGAACATAACTGCACCCCTCGATCCCTTGGGTGGCCACCCTTTGTGGCAGGTTTTCATCATTGTCTTGCTGACAGGCATGCTGTCACTGGTCACCATCATCGGCAACATCCTGGTGGTGGTATCCTTCAAGGTTAATCGCCAGCTAAAGACAGTCAATAACTACTTCCTGCTGAGCTTGGCTGTGGCGGACCTCATCATAGGGGTCATCTCCATGAACCTCTACACAGCTTATCTTGTGATGGGCTACTGGGCCATGGGCAGCTGGGCCTGCGACATGTGGCTGGCTGTAGACTATGTGGCCAGCAATGCATCAGTTATGAACTTACTGGTCATCAGCTTTGACCGCTACTTTTCTATCACCAGGCCTTTGACCTACCGGGCCAAACGGACCACAAAGCGAGCTGGGATCATGATCGGCCTAGCCTGGTTTGTTTCTCTTGTTCTGTGGGCCCCCGCCATCCTACTATGGCAGTATTTTGAGGGTCAAAGGACAGTACCCTCAGATGAGTGCTATATTCAGTTCCTCACAGAGCCCACTATAACCTTCTGCACAGCCGTGGCGGCTTTCTACCTGCCTGTGACGATAATGAGTGTTCTCTACTGGCGCATTTACCAGGAGACCCAGAACCGTTCGAAGGAGCTAGCTGGGTTGCAGGGTTCAGGGAGTCGTGGTGGGATAGGGGGAAGAGGTGGTAATGGCGGAGCCGAGAAAGCCCGTTTTGTCCATCAGACAGGAAGTTCTAAAAGTTGCAGCAGCTATGAGCTGACCAGGTTGTCCCGGAGGAGGAGCACATGTCGGGAGCTGGTTGGCCGCTTCCACTGCTGGCCTGGGGTTCGTTCTTGGAGACCTGGTAGTATCCGGCAGGGGGAGGGTGATCCAGACCAGAGCAGCAGCGACAGCTGGAACAACAACGATACTGCAATCTCGTTGGACCACTCTGGGTCTTCAGAGGATGAGGACTGTGGGGGCAAAGAGACGAGTCATGCTATTTTCTCCATTGTTCTCAGCCTGCCTGGTATAAAGGCTGCTGTCAACTCCCAACTCACCTCATGTGAGGATCTAGATGCAGCCACTGAGGAGGATCCCCTCAAGGGAGCAGAGTATAACCGAGACAGCCTCTCCCCAGCCACCACTGACACCACTGCCGCCACTACTCCCGTTGGAGAAATCGGTTCCGAAAATAGCTACCATCAACGCTTCTGCTCACGCAAGATTCAATCAATGCCTACCATCCAGGCGACCTCTAACCAAGGCTCGGATGGTCCTCCAACAACTACTACCACAGCCGCCGACAATActaccaccagcaccaccaccaaATCCCCCTCTGTCCCATTGTCCTTCAAAGATGCAGCTCTGGCGAAGCGTTTTGCAACCCGAGCCCGGACTCAGATCACAAAGAGGAAGCGCATGTCCTTAGTGAAAGAGAAGAAGGCGGCTCAAACTCTCAGTGCCATCCTCTTTGCATTCATCATCACATGGACACCTTACAACATCATGGTGCTGATCAATACCTTCTGTAATGTTTGCATCCCGGAGACCCTGTGGGCAGTAGGGTACTGGCTATGCTACGTCAACAGCACCGTCAACCCTATGTGCTATGCCCTGTGCAACAAGACTTTCCGTACAACCTTTAAGATGATACTGCTGTGCCGCTGGGAccagaaaaaaaggaggaagcAGCAGTTCCAGCAGAGGCAGTCGGTGGTATTCCACAGGAGGATTCCCAGAGAGTCCACGTAA